A region of Necator americanus strain Aroian chromosome I, whole genome shotgun sequence DNA encodes the following proteins:
- a CDS encoding hypothetical protein (NECATOR_CHRI.G1677.T1) — protein sequence MIIIIIIIIIIIIIIIIIIIIITFIIIIIIIIIIIIIIIIILLLLLLLLLLLLLLLLLLLLLLLLLLLLLLLLLLLLLLLLLLLLLLLLLLLLLLLLLLLLLLLLLLLLLLLLLLLLLLLLLLLLLLLLLLLLLLLLLLLLLLLLLLLLLLLLLLLLLLLLLLLLLLLLLLLLLLLLLLLLLLLLLLLLLLLLLLLLLLLLLLLLLLLLLLLLLLLLLLLLLLLLLLLLLLLLLLLLLLLLLLLLLLLLLLLLLLLLLLLLLLLLLLLLLLLLLLLLLLLLLLLRV from the exons ATG attattattattattattattattattattattattattattattattattattattattatcacttttattattattattattattattattattattattattattattattattatattattattattattattattattattattattattattattattattattattattattattattattattattattattattattattattattattattattattattattattattattattattattattattattattattattattattattattattattattattattattattattattattattattattattattattattattattattattattattattattattattattattattattattattattattattattattattattattattattattattattattattattattattattattattattattattattattattattattattattattattattattattattattattattattattattattattattattattattattattattattattattattattattattattattattattattattattattattattattattattattattattattattattattattattattattattattattattattattattattattattattattattattattattattattattattattattattattattattattattattattattattattattattattattattattattattattattattattattattattattattattattattattattattattattattattattattattattattattattattattattattactattacgtGTTTAA